The Girardinichthys multiradiatus isolate DD_20200921_A chromosome 11, DD_fGirMul_XY1, whole genome shotgun sequence DNA window GCCATGTATGTATTGCACATACAGGATGTTAAACCCTGGCACAGAACCAGTACTCAGTCTAGTCCTGGGTGGTGGAGAAGGATGATGAAGGCTGTGTGATGCGAGGGTCTTTTAAAGATCAGATACAATCATCTGTTATTCTGATGCTAATCTGATGTTTTCTTCTTGTTGAAGCTCAGTGTTTCAACTGTTTCCATGCTTTATATTTGACTGATCAGAAGTGAAACTAAACTCCAGAGTTTTTAACGTGGCGCTCATTTTGATTGGCTGCTGTTTCTCCGGTGCCGGACCCTGGCTCCTGAAGATGCCGGTTCTTTACCCTGGCCCAGCAGCAAACTGGACCTGGGATAGCTCTGGTTTTGGGTGCTGGAGAGAGAATTTATTTCTTGCTTAGAAAGTTCTTGCACCAGTTCAGCACTGGAACCGGTTAGGTGGAAAAGGCTTCTGTGGGGCAGAGTGCTGCATCAAAGCCTATAAATGGAAAgttgaatggaaggaaaaactttGGTAGAAAAGCTTGCCTTGAGAGGATTTTGAAACAAAACTAACTTAAAGATTTGGTGAAGACCACAAGGTGTGGACTGCAAAGTGAGAGCTATAATCGAAGATAACAAGCTTTTTGTGAAACAAGAATATTACAAGACAAACATTTGCAAAATGAAACTCGCTCTTCGTCACCTCCTGTTTTTGTCCAATCGTACGTCCGCTTGATTtcttcgtcacttcctgttgtgTAGGAACGCCTACAGTAGATTTCGGCGCGAAGACTTCCCGCTTCAAAGGCGGTTCAAGagaaaacaggagaaatatCTTTAACTGCGCCTGTTAGCGGGACATTGAAATAATCAAGTTAACACATCGAGCGAATATTGAAGATTAAATAAGGTTTGTCCAAAAAACAGGAACTTATTTCCTCTTTTAGCCACAGAAGTCCGTTAACTGCTGGGCAGCAGCAACCTGAGGGAACAGGTGATTTGGTGAGTAGCAGCAACAGTTTGAGGCTGAGATctgaaaatattcatattttacaaCATTAAGCTAGTGTTGTGTTTGTTCTTACAAACTATTAAATATTCTGGTTTGTATTTAAACTTTAACTTGGATTCAGCAGCAGCTGATAGTTCGATAATGCCTGGTCATAAATGCATAGCTTTCTCTTTGgttctgtttactttctgttCAGGGAAATAATCATTGGGTCCAGTCCAGTTCCGGACTAAATTATTTGGATCCAAGCAGTTCCAGAAGTTTCCATCCACTCCTCATGGGGATGAATTGGATTATTTATTTGAGCAGTTCTTCTCCAGGATGGAAGttacaactaaaaacagtttaaaaacaaccaTTTTTCATAAACAGGATAAATTCCaaacatcattttatttaatgaagaCTGTGTGTTTATAGCTGTTTATGATTTGACCTCaaacagaaatcctgttataaacagttttaaacTTGCAAATACATTTATACTTTACTGAAAAtctgttttcattcattttgggTCAGTTATTGACGCTTTGCTctacacaaaatatttaaaagattttttaaagatgAAGGGGAAAAATGTCCACCTCTCTGCCTGCACTgatgcttttctcctaagctccctgcttgcttgctttcttttactcctaactttttatttctttgccaaaattatggaaatattggactaaaactacttcttatcagcgactcccaaggattattattatttaaatttgttttttaaaggattttgatgtttttataatgtagAGCTTCCACACAGAGACATATCGAGGACTACAGCTGTCACAGTTCTCATGTTTAACCTTTCCTGAACCAGGATCAGAAacatcttacctgggctgaggagtgttggaataattgaatatagatttatcttatattttctcctattctttaacttgactatttgatcttataacctttcataatgtatgtgtgagtaaaggatgtgtgagtttgtctgcaggataataaatggagctgaactagcagagaaggaagcagtccagttgaggaggtcataaagatgaaggctgattacactcaacaaaaagtcacaactgaccctacaagttgtaggagactgtgggaaatgtgttgttaatgtataaagctgtttatgacctgtttacgatgtagttgttgttttccccatcctttagagaacaatgtttttataaactagggacccccgaaagacaataaaaagaggaagcggtcggatgggtttcagagcggtgcgagatctgtaactgagcaaatcctgaccgtttctcctcgcaaagcgagtaaaaggaactaatactttgtctctcttttctttttatgttgttataatattgttaggttgattaaacctgacaaggAGAAAAGTACtaaactgttgctcagtggtccatatcctcttttcagatgaaagtcaattttgcatttcatttggaaatcaaggtcccagagtctggaggaagagttgaGAGGGAGAGAAGAAGTTACTGGGCCTGAAGCAGAGCTCTGAGGTCTATCACCACCCATTAAGAGACCCATCAGATGAGAGTTTAGGTGGAGGCAGAGGAGCTGCagccaaaacaaacagaaacatgacatGTCCAGAAACAATCTGTACTCATTGTCTGAACTTTTACCTGAAAggggagaagaagaaaagaaacggAGCCTGCTCAAAGCCAGAGAAGAAGAGACGGAGATCTTCAGCTGGTAGGTGAAGACCGGAGGTCATCTGCTTTAACGTGTAAAAGACTCCTGAGCTCAGATCTGACCCAACATATCTCCACCAGAATCTGTTGGTCTGCTGTTGATCTGCTGCTCTTCATGTTTAACAGGGTTTCAGAAGAACAATGTTGTGAACGATTCTGATTCTTCAGATGATGAAAGTCAGAATGGTGAGTTAATGATACTTCAGCAGAACCTCTCAGTAAATATTCCagacagaaccaggtccaacacAGACTGTTTAGAAAACTAAACTCAGATCTTCTGTGCAGAAACTCACTGATTCTTCTTGTTCTTCGTCTTCTACAGACGATCCAGAACATCTTCAGTCTGATAAGGTAGGTGTTATCAGAGTAACCAGTGGTCCTACACACTCGGGTAATTTATTGTCTGTTTCAGACGCATCGTTTCTTCAACTGTTTCTTGATGACCTCCAGCACTTagctaaagtattcacacccctttaacTTGTCCACATTTACTGATGGTCCAACCCCAAACTTCAGGTTATGTtactgaccaacacaaagaaaactgaTTCATGGAGAACCTATGAGACCTCGACTGAAAAGGTGCTCCCCTAATCTTTCAGTCTGTCTGTGATTTAGTCTCGGTCTAACTGCAGACGGTCTGCTTCTGGTGTCAGAGGTTCTTGATGGAACATTAGAGAACATCCAGcagcatgaagaccaaggaccatATCAGAGAGGTCAGGGTGAAAGatctggttcagtttaaagcagcgttaggttctacaacaacatcccaatctttgaacatctcccagagctctgtttaatccatcatctgaatgtggagagaggatggaccacctgcagacctaccTAGACTTGGATGTCATGGTGACTTTAGAGGAGATGCAGAgaaccacagctcaggtgggagaatctgtctaCAGGATAACTTAGTGGTTCACTCCATAAGTATggtttttatggaagagtggcgtTTGCAGTTTCCCACAAGGCTCgatggagacacagcaaacatgtagaagaagatgATCTGATCAGAGGACAGAGGTTTTTGGCCTAGCATGTAAAATTATGTCTGTAGGAAATATAACACTGCAAATGACCAAGAACGCGCCATCTCTAATGCTGTGGGACCATAGagcaagctggtcagagttgattagaagatggatggagcaaggacaatcctggaagaaaacctgttggaggctgcagaagacctgagaccttccagcaggacaaccatcCTGAACATTCAGCCTGAAATACAACggatggtttggatcaaagcagattcatatgttataatggcctagtcaaagtccagacctaaatccacctggaaatctgtggttagacttgaTAAGCATGACAGAATTCGGATCCAAGTAGCTTCTAAGTGATGCAAGGTCgtgataaaaagaaagtacaccttcTATAAATTAGAcagaataaattatttctcttcaaaaaaataatttttctaagtGAAGAAAACCAGTATCAGTTTCACACAAATTACTGAACAAAGTTAAAGTCTACACAGACAAACTGTGTCTGacaaactaagtacacccccaGATCCAGCGGCTTTATTTAGGGTGTCCCAGATGTTTGTAGTtatggttttaaattatttcaactCTGGTGGCAGAAACAACAGAGTGCTTCCAAGGGTTATATAAAAATGGACTAAAAGACATGAAAGACTGTAGAAATATTTCCCACCAATAATTACCTGTCTGTTCATTTTCCAGAAGATAGAGATACCATCATGGGTGAGTTGGAcgcttttagtttttattagaaatatttaactttacTCTCATGTGTTGAAACATTTGTGAATTTCTGTCTTTGAACCCGGGTCCAGAGAACCAGCATCAAGAATCTGAAAAATTCTGGAGACACTGACAAAAAACCTATAATTGCAAAGGTTGTTCAGAAATCTGGTCTGCGTACGTATGAAACCAAAACCAAGGAAAAGAAGTTCTTCTTCTACCTGGGAGTGGCTGATGAGACCGACTGCATCAAAGTGATGGTGTATGGAAAAGAGCGATTTAAGAGTCTTGAAGAGGGGCGCACTTACCTTTTCAGAAAAGTCCTAATGGACAAAGAGGTCATGAAGGTCACCAAGAAAACCATATTCTCAAAGACCAGGGAGACTGAAGTGTCCAAGGATCTGGAGCTGCAGACCCAGATGCTGGTTTACAACCAGAGTCCAGTTTGCTCCATCATGAAGATCCAATCCTTTGATGAGATGACATCAGTAGTGAGTGTTGAAGGAACCGTGACTGAGGTAAGAGATGTTTACTGAAACACCTTCAGAACATCAGACTTATATTTTCTATGGTTTTTATTGATTTTCCAACATtcttacacacacagacacgtaTAACAGTCCAGGCTTGCCCAAGTTCACACCATACATCTTATAGGTATACCATGTAAATCTGGTGCAAGTGTTCTGGAAATTACAAATGAACGAATAtaattaataacaataaaaacaaacaaacagatcaTAAAATACCTTTCCCCAGGTTGATGAAACTATGTGAAAAAGCTGATACTTCATAGATGAATGCAATGaaaataatgacaataataTGAACAGGAGGAAAATATaaactttatataaaaaattatattacaTATCAAGAGATGTCATGACTCCATAATAAATCTAGTTATTGGTTTCCAGTTAGATTCAAAAGTCTCCAGCTTAAGTTGTATCTTAGCTGTTATTTTTTCCATAATGAagaccttttttaattttatctctTCATTGTGTGATATCGAGACAATATAGTATCCCCATTATAATGTATGAATATTCTTTATATGAATCTGCATGTACTTCTAGGGCAGTCCCAAAATATGTGAGTGAAATTACCCACTTCTCCACAGTTCCTCCAACATAGGTTAGATGTTTTGTCAAATTTTGATGTAATGATTGGGGTGTTAAAATGACGCATCTTCACTTTCCAGTCAAACTTCCTCCCAGTTGGACTATTTGTTCATTTATGCCCTGGTCTAAATGTTTCCTCCCAGTCATCATCTGTTATAACAACATTGGTCTCTAATATCCATTTCTCCTTAAAATCCTTATCATTAATATTGTATGCTCCATATAATTTTGTAATCAGGCTTTTTTTAATTCACCTTGTGCTTTTGATATTAAAATCATATCTTTAGATAATTTCCTCCGTTCGTTGTGGTTCTGAAGGTAATGCCTGAGTTGCAGATATCTAAAGAAGTCATTCTTTGATAAATTGAATTCACGTTGGAtttgttcaaattattttattattggcCTTTAAGGAGTTGAAGACCAATCCCAAATTTGCCCATCTCTCAAACCTGCATCCGTAGCAGCCGGATTAAAATCTGATTTacttccttctcacaatatTGATGGTGAGACTTCTCCGTTATCATTTATTTGAATATAGTCTTGAAGtgattcttttgtttcttttacaaTATCTCCATTGGATAAAATTAATACATTCATTTTCCAGTATCTAAAATTTAGTTCACCCCCTGTATCTATTGTTACTGTAATAGGTGCATGATCGCTTATGGTAATATTTTCTATACTGCAACTGATTATTTTGTGTACAAGTAGTTTATTCAAGAGTAGCTCTTATGTGGGTGTGAATAGAAAGTATAATCCTTTTTCTTGGGGTAGGTGTTTCTCCATGCATCAATAAAGCCAAGGTCTTTTGTAATATTATTTAGCATTCTAGATTTCCTTGTCTGTGGTCCATAGTCTGGAGGATATTGGTCTAGTGTATTGCTTTGGACCATATTGAAGTCTCTTCCCATCAGTATCAGTCCTTTTGCATCGCTGGTTAtaatatggagctaaattggggccataaagtttgttcaaaagaaaacaatttgaacctaaaaaattattttgaacctcccccccaaaaaaattgaaaactcaaaaaaagttttgcaactgaaaaaaaaaaagatgtgaaactggaaaaaaaaagtttaaaactacttttcagattcaagttttttttttttcggcttcaaacttctggtcttgttttggcgtgggggcggggcctcagatcacggttGTGCAGAATCATGattgacagctcaacacagcggctgaataacatataaaaaataaaacagcaactcAGAATGTAGTTTGTCCTCCTTCACATTGATACTTATTTCCTTCAGCATAATCAGAGTAAAACatgtcttgtttctgtttctaaaaACACTTTGAGTTGGGCTGGATAGGGGGACGGTgctttcacatttctttttctgagCTGTTTGATGACGTCCTGGAATACCTTATATTGTTGCATCCTCTACTCTAGGTCGTCGTATTTCTCAGAAAGTATTGTATTGTTCCAGAGTAAGAATGCCGCAGCCCACTCCATTCTCATCGTGTTGTCTTCTGTGTTACCGACTCTTTCCTCCATGTGCAAAACTTTCTGTTCCAGGGACGTTGTCCTCTCCATTAGGCCCTTAATGCTTGTTTCAAGCCCTGCCAAAGctcttttattttctcctaCCGCTTCCACGTGCTCCTGTTTTAGACCCCGTAGTTCCTGTAGTATGGCCAGGTCCTTGTCATGTTTCGTCGGCTCCGGGCCTTCCTCCTCGGGGCACAGCACACTCGTCGACCCGatattttttacctttcttCTTCGTTCTGCTGCTTACACATTAGTTTAATGCTTGTTTTAATAGTGTTCTTCAGAGCAACTTTCCCTTCTCACTTCTGGCGCCACCAGAAGTCCTGTTTTCTATGGTTTTTAATGCACTGTACAGAAAATGCTGGATTGGTTCTGGTGTTGCTTTAATCAGTTCTTGGTTTCCTCAGATCTCCGTAGAACAAGTCAAACTGAAGAGAAAACGGACCAAAGAAAAGATGATCAGGTTCCAACTTAAAGATAAAACTGGTTCAATCTGGATCACACTCTGGCGCAAAGACATGGAGCAGCTGAGAGAAACGTCCGTCGGAGACTTCGTCAAGGTGATCAACGTAAAGACGAGCCGGTACCATGAGACAGTGTACCTGAACTCCACTGACTTCACCAGAATCTGCAAGGTACTCATTATTGCCTTGTAAATGGTCTGAACTTATATagagcttttccagtcatacagaccactcaaagcgctttacactagcgtcacattcacccaattgcactcacattcatacactgatacgtaggcaacttgaggctaagtgccttgcccaggggcacgtTGACATATggaaggaggaagctggaatcgaacccacaaccttctgattgcaagatgactactcttcctactgagccacagtctccTGTTGTTCTGGACCTCCTGGTCAAGGCCTGAATCAGTGGAGAATCTTCTGTcattatgtgacagaccagcacaaagcaCATTAATAAGAGGAATTAAccatatatatttaatatatacaaagaaaaatcagaaaagtttcagtttatttctatagcggcaattcacaacacatgtcatctcaacaCTCTTTCACAAAGTCGATTCAATCGATCATATAGATtcccagtcaggttcatacattccaactaATACTAACTATtaaacagtcagattcagttatttattcaaattggataaaaagtttttctatctaaggaaacccagcagattgcatccagtcagtgacttgcagcattcactcctcctggatgagcatgtagagacagtggacagtcactggtgttgactttgcagcaatccctcatactgagcatgcatgtagcgacagtggagaggaaaaactcccttttaacaggaagaaacctccagcagaaccagaaccaggctcagtgtgagcggccatctgccacgaccgactggaggtttgagagaacagagcagagacacaaagagaacaaagaagcactgatccaggagtactttctatgggaaggaaaagtaaatgttaatggatgtagctcctttagtcgtttcatctagaaagaaagaacagataaactctgatccagttttcaaggttagagtctgaaagagacaacatagagttagttacagtagaagctcagtcagtagccatgtctaggagaaagaaagggttaaacactgaaagacagggctatgtggatcatctgtagaaggtgagcattaagttgttgccagcagaagctcggacgattcccctctctagaaaggtgtcacaggtagacacagagtcaggccaggtgtagcttctaggaagagaaaagagagaacataaagttaaaagctgaaataacagcaaataatgcaaaattggagagtagtatgagaatgtagcgaagagggtgaaagtggtcattatgtcctccagcagcctaagcctatagcagcataactatacagatagttcaggataaactaagccagtCGAAAACCAAGGTTTATATGGGTGGTTGAAATCCTTGaaaatgcttgaattttaaCAAGGTGTTTTCAAGGTAGGAAAAGTGTTTGATTCCTGTCTAAAGTCCTTGAAAGTCCATAATATTCTAACTGCACAGTTTTGTAATAAAGAGCACTCCAACAGTTTGATTAAACAACTCAGTTTGATATTTTTAGTGATCATTTTGCCTTTAATGAAGTCTCAGAAAGCCTCGCTGCCACTCAGAGAGGCTTTGCTCCTTTTCGAGATATTGGTGTGAAAGCAGTAGGCAACACCTGGTGACCAGACCAACCGCTGGACTGGCGGCGTCCTCTGGCATAGCTATGAAGCAGACCTACTTGAGCGCATAACTGTCTTGCTAGTCGTGCAGGTCTCCATTGATTGGGACAAAACAGCATGCCAGCGAACCGTTTTAATGACCGCTGGCTCGAAAACGCTACAAAACATGGTTAAATCCAGGACCAAATCCTCCAGTAGCTTCCTGCAACATATAACAGAAGGACCTGGAGCTTCTAGTGATGGGAGAGTTGGCGTTCTCCAGCGGTAAGCCAGAGTAGTAGGAGAGAATCTTTAATTTAAGCTAGCTTAAAACTTTGCAAGTAAATTGGAAGGATTGATCGAGCGAGGGGTTTTATGTCATCTACTGTACTTTAAAATCTACAACAACAAAACGTTTTATTGCTAATAAAGGTGGTGAGCTAAAAGTAGCTGTAGCTCTGCAATGTTCCGTCATGCTGCTGTGCTTCTGATGTGTTTTGGGCTCCTTCTGCCTATATGTCCATTTCATATTgtaaagtttattattattaattttaaataataatcagaaattttaattaaaaatctgaattagaataaataaactctaaccaaaaatcatttccTCTGAGTAaagatcagagatacactctCGTGGTGTGATTATTACAGCTTACAGCACTTAATAACTACCATTAGTTAATtgataattgataattattaaccaaaaccacagcaaatgtcCCTGTGTTAAAAGATTATCACtcttacagaaaataaacacaaatggggtctctttatctatgtgaaatttattaaacaatattcCCTCTTACAACcaaactattctggtccaacaaaGTTCATCTAACtaagcatgcactattctacaaaaaagTACTTGTActtgttgtcttccgcttatccgggaccgggtcgcgggggcagcagactcagcagagacgcccagacgtccctctctccagacacctcctccagctcctccagggggagcccaaggcgttcccaggccagccgagagacatagtccctccagcgtgtcctgggccgtcccctgggcctcctcccggtgggacgtacctggaacacctcgcgaggaaggcgtccaggaggcatccggtatagatgcccgagccacctcaactggctcctctcgatgtggaggagcagcggttctactccgagctcctcccggatggctgagctcctcaccctatctctaagggagtgcccggccaccctacggaggaagctcatttcagccgcttgtatccgggatctcgttctttcagtcatgacccaaagttcatggccataggtgagggtaggaacgtagaccgaccggtaaattgagagctttgcttttcggctcagctctctcttcaccacaacggaccggcacagcgcccccattactgcggcagccgcaccgatccgtctgtcgttctcccgctccattcttccatcactcgtgaacaagaccccgagatacttaaactcctccacttgaggcaggaactcccctccaacctgaagaggacaagccacacttttccggtcgagtaccatggcctctgacttggaggagctgatcctcatctcagccacttcacactcggctgcgaaccgccacagcgcatgctgtaggtcttggctagagggggccagcaggaccacgtcatccgcaaaaagaagagacgaaatccactggtccccaaaccagaccccctccggcccttggctgcacctagaaatcctgtccataaaagttatgaacaggaccggtgacaaagggcagccctgccggagtccaacatgcactgggaacaggtccaacttagtgccgcaatgcgaaccaaactcctgctccgcttgtacagggaccggatggcccctaataaagggcccccgattccatactcctggagcaccccccacagggcatcatgagggacacagtcgaatgccttctccaggtccacaaaacacatgtgaaccggttgggcaaactcccatgaaccctcgagtaccctgta harbors:
- the LOC124876526 gene encoding uncharacterized protein LOC124876526 isoform X2, whose translation is MTCPETICTHCLNFYLKGEKKKRNGACSKPEKKRRRSSAGFQKNNVVNDSDSSDDESQNDDPEHLQSDKKIEIPSWRTSIKNLKNSGDTDKKPIIAKVVQKSGLRTYETKTKEKKFFFYLGVADETDCIKVMVYGKERFKSLEEGRTYLFRKVLMDKEVMKVTKKTIFSKTRETEVSKDLELQTQMLVYNQSPVCSIMKIQSFDEMTSVVSVEGTVTEISVEQVKLKRKRTKEKMIRFQLKDKTGSIWITLWRKDMEQLRETSVGDFVKVINVKTSRYHETVYLNSTDFTRICKVQSAPVQNVTIEIVGIIKSGRMESELEVLINNQVNTFIIASPLLAEVLGVRLADDLEDRLLEKIPFLVQAEIQGNKITDLKAAEEM
- the LOC124876526 gene encoding uncharacterized protein LOC124876526 isoform X1, with product MSEKSTTGWKRALTKILEDLSEEQYQKMLEFLDEIPKSVKRCSLREHMTQSIIEHYGEDGSISEISKIMEEIPRRDHAIQDLLHPFVEKLEEDKKGEKKKRNGACSKPEKKRRRSSAGFQKNNVVNDSDSSDDESQNDDPEHLQSDKKIEIPSWRTSIKNLKNSGDTDKKPIIAKVVQKSGLRTYETKTKEKKFFFYLGVADETDCIKVMVYGKERFKSLEEGRTYLFRKVLMDKEVMKVTKKTIFSKTRETEVSKDLELQTQMLVYNQSPVCSIMKIQSFDEMTSVVSVEGTVTEISVEQVKLKRKRTKEKMIRFQLKDKTGSIWITLWRKDMEQLRETSVGDFVKVINVKTSRYHETVYLNSTDFTRICKVQSAPVQNVTIEIVGIIKSGRMESELEVLINNQVNTFIIASPLLAEVLGVRLADDLEDRLLEKIPFLVQAEIQGNKITDLKAAEEM